One segment of Solanum stenotomum isolate F172 chromosome 1, ASM1918654v1, whole genome shotgun sequence DNA contains the following:
- the LOC125874909 gene encoding uncharacterized protein LOC125874909 — MEMGFGVRTEASFAKDDVATFDGSEVLGDEDNNMPMVIYDTEEVGINSVETDKRELHQGSCSSEQITLFEDPLLLQSNDSLSEQEIEDKASLWVQSNVLKLTQLFRVAFEGCDKVAFDLFLRIDQKRGELRQKKVETTPIKAKNTIPKKMKRE; from the exons ATGGAGATGGGGTTTGGAGTGAGAACCGAAGCATCTTTTGCTAAGGATGATGTGGCAACTTTCGATGGATCAGAAGTATTGGGGGATGAAGATAACAACATGCCTATGGTTATCTATGATACCGAGGAGGTAGGAATTAATTCAGTAGAAACTGATAAGAGAGAACTTCATCAGGGCAGCTGCTCTTCTGAGCAAATTACATTATTTGAagatcctcttcttcttcaaagtaATGATAGTCTCTCAGAACAAGAAATTGAAGACAAAGCTTCACTTTGGGTACAATCCAATGTACTTAAACTCACCCAACTCTTTAGGGTTGCTTTTGAAGGATGTGATAAGGTGGCTTTTGATCTATTTTTGAGAATTGATCAAAAGAGGGGGGAATTGAGGCAGAAGAAAGTGGAGACAACACCAATCAAAGCAAAGAACACAATCCCAAAGAAGATGAAACGAG aataa